A window of the Ostrea edulis chromosome 1, xbOstEdul1.1, whole genome shotgun sequence genome harbors these coding sequences:
- the LOC125676561 gene encoding cytochrome P450 4A25-like isoform X1 yields the protein MIVQVFTGIAVVYLFSLLVKFGRRYSKWLHLTSKITPMGKIHPFWGHLNLFENMQGYFRTVRDTQERTRMKIYHGWTMFFYPAFGVCHPESAKVLLKSSEPKPRHTIGGSYRLLLPWLGDGLLLSGGRKWERNRRLLTPAFHFDILRPYVQIYNDVASVFLEKFQNACDSKQSIEIYSLVSLATLDTMLRCSLSYHGRVQEMGESHPYVDAVHKLVKLAIKRMISPWLYPDFIYGLTPSGRENKKLTNYVHQFADKIIQSRREALKTDPDLTKKLRRDFLDILITARDESGKGLTAEEIRAEVDTFLFEGHDTTASGISWAIYSLAKYSEIQEKVHQELVEVLGERQQLQWEDLNELKYMSMFLREVMRMHSPVPGIARHLTKPVVIEGVEIPANFDIDIPIHAVNHHPDVWPDHMEFKPERFEDEAKLSRDPFSYFPFSAGPRNCIGQNFAMNEQKVMIGSLLKRFKVSLVEGHVYEEFPDVVMRPRYGIKINVEERK from the exons ATGATCGTCCAAGTTTTCACAGGAATTGCAGTTGTGTATTTGTTTTCTCTTCTGGTTAAATTTGGACGACGGTACAGCAAATGGCTTCATCTGACCTCCAAAATTACCCCCATGGGGAAGATCCATCCATTTTGGGGACACTTGAACTTG TTTGAGAACATGCAAGGCTACTTTAGAACCGTGCGAGATACACAAGAGAGGACCAGAATGAAGATCTACCATGGGTGGACCATGTTCTTCTATCCCGCTTTCGGTGTTTGTCACCCAGAATCAGCGAAGGTTCTCCTTAAATCCTCAGAACCCAAACCCAGGCACACCATCGGCGGATCTTACAGGCTCCTGTTGCCGTGGCTAG GCGATGGCTTGCTGTTGTCTGGAGGTCGGAAGTGGGAAAGAAATCGTCGTCTGCTGACGCCTGCCTTCCATTTTGACATACTCAGACCGTATGTCCAGATCTACAATGACGTCGCTTCCGTTTTCTTG GAAAAATTCCAGAACGCCTGCGACTCAAAACAAAGCATAGAAATTTACAGTTTGGTGTCACTGGCGACTCTAGACACCATGTTACGGTGCTCTCTGTCATACCACGGACGTGTGCAGGAAATGGG AGAGAGTCATCCTTATGTAGACGCAGTCCATAAGTTAGTTAAGCTTGCCATTAAACGCATGAT ATCACCATGGTTGTACCCCGACTTCATTTATGGTTTAACACCTAGTGGAAGAGAGAACAAAAAATTGACCAACTATGTCCACCAATTTGCAGATAAAATCATTCAATCCAGACGCGAAGCACTG AAAACCGATCCAGATTTAACAAAAAAGCTTCGTAGAGATTTCCTTGATATTCTTATCACAGCCAGAGACGAAAGTGGCAAAGGTCTCACTGCAGAGGAAATCCGGGCTGAGGTCGATACGTTTCTTTTTGAAG GACACGATACAACAGCATCAGGCATTAGCTGGGCAATTTACTCCTTGGCTAAATACTCAGAAATACAAGAAAAGGTTCACCAGGAACTCGTGGAAGTCTTGGGGGAACGTCAACAACTACAATG GGAAGATTTAAATGAACTGAAGTACATGTCGATGTTCCTACGGGAGGTGATGAGGATGCACTCCCCTGTACCAGGAATAGCTAGACACCTTACAAAGCCGGTAGTAATTGAAGGAGTGGAAATCCCAGCTAACTTTGACATAGATATCCCCATACACGCAGTTAATCATCACCCAGACGTCTGGCCTGATCACATG GAATTCAAGCCCGAAAGATTTGAAGATGAGGCTAAATTGTCACGTGATCCTTTCAGTTATTTTCCATTTTCGGCAGGTCCAAG GAACTGCATTGGACAAAACTTCGCAATGAATGAACAGAAGGTTATGATTGGGTCGTTACTGAAGAG ATTCAAAGTGAGTTTAGTAGAAGGTCACGTATATGAAGAATTCCCGGATGTGGTGATGCGACCTAGGTATGGCATCAAGATTAATGTAGAAGAGAGGAAGTAG
- the LOC125676561 gene encoding cytochrome P450 4F2-like isoform X2: protein MIVQVFTGIAVVYLFSLLVKFGRRYSKWLHLTSKITPMGKIHPFWGHLNLFENMQGYFRTVRDTQERTRMKIYHGWTMFFYPAFGVCHPESAKVLLKSSEPKPRHTIGGSYRLLLPWLGDGLLLSGGRKWERNRRLLTPAFHFDILRPYVQIYNDVASVFLEKFQNACDSKQSIEIYSLVSLATLDTMLRCSLSYHGRVQEMGSPWLYPDFIYGLTPSGRENKKLTNYVHQFADKIIQSRREALKTDPDLTKKLRRDFLDILITARDESGKGLTAEEIRAEVDTFLFEGHDTTASGISWAIYSLAKYSEIQEKVHQELVEVLGERQQLQWEDLNELKYMSMFLREVMRMHSPVPGIARHLTKPVVIEGVEIPANFDIDIPIHAVNHHPDVWPDHMEFKPERFEDEAKLSRDPFSYFPFSAGPRNCIGQNFAMNEQKVMIGSLLKRFKVSLVEGHVYEEFPDVVMRPRYGIKINVEERK, encoded by the exons ATGATCGTCCAAGTTTTCACAGGAATTGCAGTTGTGTATTTGTTTTCTCTTCTGGTTAAATTTGGACGACGGTACAGCAAATGGCTTCATCTGACCTCCAAAATTACCCCCATGGGGAAGATCCATCCATTTTGGGGACACTTGAACTTG TTTGAGAACATGCAAGGCTACTTTAGAACCGTGCGAGATACACAAGAGAGGACCAGAATGAAGATCTACCATGGGTGGACCATGTTCTTCTATCCCGCTTTCGGTGTTTGTCACCCAGAATCAGCGAAGGTTCTCCTTAAATCCTCAGAACCCAAACCCAGGCACACCATCGGCGGATCTTACAGGCTCCTGTTGCCGTGGCTAG GCGATGGCTTGCTGTTGTCTGGAGGTCGGAAGTGGGAAAGAAATCGTCGTCTGCTGACGCCTGCCTTCCATTTTGACATACTCAGACCGTATGTCCAGATCTACAATGACGTCGCTTCCGTTTTCTTG GAAAAATTCCAGAACGCCTGCGACTCAAAACAAAGCATAGAAATTTACAGTTTGGTGTCACTGGCGACTCTAGACACCATGTTACGGTGCTCTCTGTCATACCACGGACGTGTGCAGGAAATGGG ATCACCATGGTTGTACCCCGACTTCATTTATGGTTTAACACCTAGTGGAAGAGAGAACAAAAAATTGACCAACTATGTCCACCAATTTGCAGATAAAATCATTCAATCCAGACGCGAAGCACTG AAAACCGATCCAGATTTAACAAAAAAGCTTCGTAGAGATTTCCTTGATATTCTTATCACAGCCAGAGACGAAAGTGGCAAAGGTCTCACTGCAGAGGAAATCCGGGCTGAGGTCGATACGTTTCTTTTTGAAG GACACGATACAACAGCATCAGGCATTAGCTGGGCAATTTACTCCTTGGCTAAATACTCAGAAATACAAGAAAAGGTTCACCAGGAACTCGTGGAAGTCTTGGGGGAACGTCAACAACTACAATG GGAAGATTTAAATGAACTGAAGTACATGTCGATGTTCCTACGGGAGGTGATGAGGATGCACTCCCCTGTACCAGGAATAGCTAGACACCTTACAAAGCCGGTAGTAATTGAAGGAGTGGAAATCCCAGCTAACTTTGACATAGATATCCCCATACACGCAGTTAATCATCACCCAGACGTCTGGCCTGATCACATG GAATTCAAGCCCGAAAGATTTGAAGATGAGGCTAAATTGTCACGTGATCCTTTCAGTTATTTTCCATTTTCGGCAGGTCCAAG GAACTGCATTGGACAAAACTTCGCAATGAATGAACAGAAGGTTATGATTGGGTCGTTACTGAAGAG ATTCAAAGTGAGTTTAGTAGAAGGTCACGTATATGAAGAATTCCCGGATGTGGTGATGCGACCTAGGTATGGCATCAAGATTAATGTAGAAGAGAGGAAGTAG